The nucleotide window aaGGATTTAGTGGATAATTAGAACTTGATACAACATAATGAATAAATATTCTAATACTCCAGTAGCACTCactttattgttatttttccataaatttatacaaacaaaaattgcgagtaatattattttaaggaaaaaagtgTACAAGTATCAATACGATACTTTGCTCCATTTGAAGGATATGaattatcttaattaattgtatagATAGCTAAGACAtgctaattttaaaatatttttggaggatataaaaagaaattaaaagaagagaaaaaatgaaataaaatcaaactttgtaaataaaattaataaataggaaagaaaaggtttaaaatgaaaagaaaaaagagcgACATTTGGCCTCCTCTCGTTTTGATGGATCAAGCTTAATTtatggaaaaatattttaacaaATAGCACTTACGTCATCTTTGTTTCTCTAcaaattttttagaaataaaaattacaccTATCTTGTAGGATGTGATATTTTAGTTAAATGTATCGATACCAATGCTCTAGTAGCACCCAtgtcatttttatttctccacaaatatttcagaaacaaaaaaaactatgAACTTTTGTACAggatttgaaatattttacttaattGTATAGATAGCAAAGACATAATAGATATGATAATGTTGAAATTCTTTTGGAGGAcgtatgaaaaaataaaggatgtccgaataaataaacaatagGGACActaaatgcaaaaaaaaaaaaaaaagtttgtcgGTAGAGTTGAAAAATGGTGAAAAAAAGGgttaaaaaatggaaaactgAAGAAGGACACGGGGCTTTAAAGGACATGTTTTAGTTTTTTGTAAGATAAGATTGTAAACATCATCTGATCTGACTATGTCTCTATGTCAGTAGACGGCGGTCACTGTTTTCGGGAGTTTAATCGAGCCTAAACAAATCGAGTTCTAGTTGTTCGATTGGATTTTTACCGGAGGTTGACCTTGACTTGAGATTCTGAAGCTCGACCGAGCTCAAGCTCAAGTTCCAGCTCGACAGAGCTCGAACTCAAAGTTTCCAAATCGAGTGGAGTCCAACTTGCTTAAATTCCAGCTCGACTCAGCTTGAATGCACCCCTACAAAAGCATATAAAAAGCCTTCAACTTTCCTAGGAAGTCTGGAAGGTCTAAAGAGAACTTTATGAGACTTTCAGGGCATTTTCATAAAAAGAAAGTGGCTACTGGTTATGGAGCCATTTGACCCTcctatttttaaattgatttttatttagcTACTTTTTTATGGAATAATccacttttggtcctcaatatttaatttcttttattttcattgcAATTATTCTTTTACATCAATCATTTCCTCAATTTTACATGTTTTGTTCCTTTTACTCCTATCTTTTAGGATGATACAAAATAAGATTGAGGGGGAAAATATAATCTCTTTTTTCTGTTTAattcttttaatcatttaaaaaataatcggATAAAGAGAATAAAATGTATAACATTGAGGACCATAAATGTAATTGAACCAAAAACTGGAATTGTGATGAAATTGAAACAAGAAACTATATTTGAGGACtacaaatgaaattttaaccttttcctctttttagATCTCTGTTGTAATTTGTGATAAGTCCTCTTATATCCCATAAAAAATTTCCCTTACTCATTAAGGCGACTTGTTAGCCTAGTAGAAAGTTAAAGTAATGGAATTAAGGGGTACAATAAGTTTTATTGATAAGAATATCGaatgtgaaattttttattttcaaatcaagagCGAGGATCACTAGGACTTGGCTAATGCCCTAATGTCGCTATACCGTGGAGCATACTTGACTATGGATCAAGCTCGATATCGTTCAACAACAAGCATTACTTCGGGTTTGGGGGTATTTGTACGAGGTCTGAAAATAAATAGGAGAAAAAGGGGATCTCCAAGTCTCCGATATTGCAGCTCCACTGCATCACTTTATGCCGATAGCATGAATttagaatttgcattaattcattttcttgcatttaagtataaaatataaaaataaatattaaatcctaaaaatgttaaattcACGCATCTTTCTCCGTTCAAGAAATTTACATGCGCAAATCCATGCTCTTGCCTTCAGTGATTTAAGCCTCGATGACTTTTATGATCAATTATTCACTTATCCGtcatacaatttttttttatatgtatcttgatatttaaaaatttaatatgtcTGAATcgtattaaatttatttaagctAACTGGCACATTAACATTCAAAAAGTCAAatcaatcaaatcaaatcaaatttataaaagtaaAACTATTGTTTGAGTCTTCTTAGCTATAAATATGACAGGTGtcctctatttttttctctttcattctaaccatttttcttttctttttaaattttcattctttttcgtttaattcattcttttgatttctttttacgttctccaaaaaatatttcaaaattaacatGTTTTAATTATCTATATGTCATTTAACTAAAATAATCACATCCCATAAATTGTCGAGTACAGTATCATTTTAATAGTAACGagcatttttttctcaaaataatactacacataatttttatctttataaatttatgaaaaataacgATAAAATGAGTCAATTAAAGTGTTAGGATAGTTTTTTGTTAGAATGCCTTTGGTTCTAATCAATCCATCAATTCTTTGgtctatcttttctttttcaattttattattgttattaaatcattctctctctatatatataaattataaatatgatataattataagatctcaactaatcaatcttagaaaattaatgtatattatataataatatgagttaattattttttggtacATATAAAATGagttaatttcataaaattcatttaaaaattcaagtgCACCATAATAATcctattgaaattttttttccgtcaaaatttttattaatttatttctacATTTATATCATTCTTCTTCGTTCCATATAATGTTAAAATAGATTCCGGCCTTTTTCCTATATTCATGTATGCTTTTCGAGAGGAATTTGCTAAAcaagaattttatttatagataAATAATGCAATTTCATgtgtaatataaatatatatatggcatatttgtatataaaaaaatttactataTGCTCTTATGTTTTTATACTTATCATAGCGTTTGATTAagcttctcttttccttttcttccacATCTATATGTTCATTAACTTTAGAAACTTGCGAAATTAGACAACtctatttatttgaaaataagtcacactatattaatttattaatatttttctttccaataTTACTAATATCCATCTCACATTTTGatcatgagaaaaaaaattattgactGAAAACATTTTTGAAGACCCGCGGCATCCCCCGAGTTTGTTCCTAGTTCACATTAGAATTTTCTTACTGCCTTCCAAGTAGAGAATCTGCAATTTGACAAtccaaatattattttatgaataaatttatttaggTAGATAATATGGACATATTAAATGTATGATAACAGAAGACGACAAAATACGTAAAAGGAAATATTGTAAGGGGAAAATTATGGCACTGCTGATGTCAATCGGATGACGCCACACAAATAGCGTTCGGCTTGGTCTGCACACTGCAAATGTTTTCATATCTCGCGGATCTCTTACCCTGCTGCATTATTCGATTATCCTATCTTATCAcgttatttgaaaaaattgcTAATAGAATTACAATAGTTAACTCACTGTTTATTtgcaacgaactttttttttcttttgctaatCCAGGGTGTTTAGATTTCGCCCAATTAATCCCGGAGTTCTGTGAACTCCCGGCGACGCACGGAGCGGGTAATCACGTCAAAGGCACTCCAGTGACTCTAAGGGATTTCGAACCCATTTGCATCGAACCTtgagatatagatatatacagCAAAAGAATcctattttcttaaaattttctatcGTTAATGGGTGGAAATTGAAGTAATTTCTCATGGGAATACAATCTGGAATGGGCCACAGCTAGAAGTAACAAATAGAGATCAGGTTGCATGTGGTAAACAGGTACCCCTCCTTTTACTAAGTGTTATTCAGGTTCAGATTGATTTTCACGCACTTCAACTAATCCACATCTCCTTGACCCCAAGAAGATCTAAAATAGGGTGACCTTTGTGGATAAATTATTCCACATTTAGTGACTTTTACGACAAAAGTTCTATTTTAATCTTTACTTAATGTATCTAATAATTCATAGCAACAAAAACACGAATTTTGATGACATCGCATTTGTAGGAGactaatttcatatatatgtaaatacatGTAGGCTTTGCTTAAACACTACATTACatgaaaaaaagtagaaaagaGATGCCCAATGTAGGATTGAAAATTCCCCCTTAAACATCGACTACCATCGACAACTTTCAAGCAAAAGCATAGATTCTTCGTATGTAACATTATCGAGCCATGCTACCATATCGCATCGAAAACCGGCAGGCTATTAGGACCAGCTCCCATGTGAGGCCGCAGTTTGGTAGAGGTTGGGAGGACGACTTTCTACTTAAGAAATCAGAGGAGTGGGCCCCAAACCGTTGCTGTCAAGAAGCTTCACCAACACACCTCAATGCATTAAACTAACAATAATCATCGGTTAACAACTAAACAAAGCAGCAAAGACATATATGTTCGGTAGTTAGTAGCTTTCACACCAcacctcatcatcatcatcaccatccGAGTCAACAGCTTTGCTTATTCCTCCAAAAATGTCTTCCCCTCCACTCTTCCTGCCATCTAAACATTAAGGCTTTAAAAGGGTTGATAGTTGATAGATACCTCTCCAAAGACCTGCAGAGCTCGAGAACCCGCATTTTTCCTCCCTCTGCAGATCCCGGTTCTTCTTCTTTGCGCTCCGGTTCAGTCGAGAAGTCATGTTGGACTCCGCGGTTGAGGTCATCTCTCAGGCGGCTTCGAGTTCTCTCTTTGTCTTCTGCTTCTGCAACCTCATCATAGCCGTCATCCTCGTGGGCTCGAAGTCGAAGTCGAGCATCGAGGGAAGTTGTGCTCCCGCCTCCTCAATGCCCACCTGCAAAAGCAACACAAATGAGACTCGAGTTAAAGCTGAGAGCCCGTCCAATCACAGAGAGGAGAGAGCCGTGGCAGAACCTGAAGATGCGTGCACTCAATGTAACATAGAGATAGAAGACAAAGGCTACAAccaagaagaagatgaggatCATGATGATGAGTTGAAGATGAGAATTGAGGATTTTATTGCAAAGGTCAACAGAGAATGGCAAGCAGAGAACTTGAGGGCAAAGGCTACAAGTTAAAAAGAGGACCAGCAGTTAGAATTCGAGATGAGGAAATCAAAATTGGGGGGACATTTTGGCTAGCGAGTAGGGTGTACAACAATCAGCTTATCTATTCATGCTTTTGGGTCACTAAATCCTTTGTATGTAAAAGCCTAGGCAACTCAAACTCAAGCTCCCAGACTTTAACAAACCAGTTGAAGAGTCAACTCAAGCTCCTAGGCAAGATTAAGTATATTATTGATCCAAATAATGTAACTGATAATGTATTCGACATCATGTCCAAGTTTTGATCCATTAAGATGTTCCCAAATATCTATGACCCATTTCTCTTCGTCAAGCAATCACATGCTTAACGTATACTAGAGAGACTTGGATTGTCAGAGGTTCACGTGAGCTTGACTTCACAAAAGGGTCAAAGTAAAAGATAACAAAAGAGGAGGGGAAAGagagatgaatgaacaaagCATCGAGTGAAATAGAGTCATGAAGTTGAGGACATGAAACTCTTACCAAAAATTCCCAGATCATGCAGAACAGACATGAAAGCTATTGATTTGCCTGCAAGCCGCTGCCGCCATAGTATTGCTTGGTAGTTTCCCGTGAAAATTCAGCAAAAGACATTCCATCTTTCAACCGTGACATGAGTGAGGGGATAATTCTCGAAATTCTGTCTATCAGATCTCTCCCATCTTGTTGGGTGAGACGACATCCATCATTAGATGACTCAGTGTCCTCACAATCAAAAACTAACTGATCCATTGGGTAACCTGAAAGAGTGAAAATTTTCGTCCAAGCAGGCTGCAAGAACAGAACAAATGATTCTCGACTCAAATTTTCATGCATCGGAGGTCTATGAACACAGTGAAGGGTTGACCGCAACTTTCCCTTGGATAAGATATCAGCAGATTCCCCCACCTGGATTATGAAGCTTTCAGAAGATGTCTTCACCATGAAAACTTTACCCTTCTTGGCATCGAGAATTTGCAAATGTGTGTGCCCCCCTGGGTAAGGACATTCTTGAACACAAGTAGCAGCCCCTCGATCATCTTCCCTCGCTTCTTGTGGTAAAACAGATGAAAGAAACATAGGAGCTGTCAGAACTGTGAAGATACCATAATCATAATGCCATTGCTGCCACAGGTTGGAGCTTACACAACATGCTTTGGCCTCACAATGTGTCGAGTCACCCCTCTTCATAGAGTCccgttttaaatttttcttgcTAGCGACTCTACCCTTATTGATTCCTGACTTTTTCCCACTTTGCTTTAGAACAAGATTCTCTATCCTGGAATGGTAATGAATAAGTCGCCCTTTTGCACTTGAAGATTCCATCAGACTCTGCTCCAGCTCATGGCCCCCGATGGCCGAATCACAAATTCGGGCAAGACAGATTCCCAGGTCCATCATTACAAAACCCAGCTCCTTTAAAGAATTTCCAAGGTGATCGTATTCATCATCCTGAAATTTCATCGACTTATTCATGTTAAGATCGCCATTTTCTAAACTAGCCACTCGATTCAATTCATTGTTTGCTTTGCTCCGAGAATTCGCCACACCTTCTGCGTATCTCAGTTGCATAGCAAAGGAGGAGACTCTTCGGTCTGGATCTTTTAGTGGAACATCACTCCCCAAGCATTGCTCCTAAAATCAATTGAACTCAAAAGGAAAATATGAGAACTAAACCACAACATGCAGAGAAAGGAGAACCAAAACATCAGACCAAAACATCTAAACAAAACATCAACCAAATATGatacaaaataaatgtacaatatTCCTTCCCGGGGAAGAAAATCTTCCCGTAATACCACCTTTCTTCCTAAGATAAATTACCAAACTTCTACCAAGCCAAGCTCTCTCCCTACCGCCGTGCTTGCGAATTGACAATCTAAACGCAGAATTTGTAGCTACTTACCTTGAGGATGCGCTTCCGGCGTTCAGGATCGAGAAGGGCAAGCTCCCGGGCGGCGAACTGGAGCCTCCGCCGGAGGAAGGAGACACCGGGGACCCCGCTGACAGCAAGCAGTCCAGGGCCGTCTGGTCCTAGAGACTCCATTACGCTTCGCCTCATAGAGTCCCACCTGAGGATCTCTTCCTCCGATGCTGACGAAGAAGGATCATCTGTAGGGCCGGTTGAGGACAGAATCACCAGATCAGAATAGCTGAGCTCGAAGGGTTCCATGACGAGCGCTTCCGAATCGGATTCTTCCCTCATTTCCGATCAAATCTCCGGTCACAGAGTTCTTCACGGCGTTCAGCTTGATTAGGGTTTAATCAGGGTTTAACGTTCCAAAGAGACGGGAGAAAGATTTGGGGCTCGAGCGAATTTTCATTCGGCCCCTAACGTTGTATTCCGGTCCACTTCACTCCCTAAACTTCCCCATTTGATTCAATAGACAAGCAAGTAAATTCACGAATTATGAATAAACCTTACATTCCATTAAAGCCCTAAGCCAATAAATTTAGCTCCTGATGGTTGTGTTCAACATCTAAGAGTTGAGAAGAAACATGATTAAAATACAAAAGGGTAAGAgaagaattgaagaaaatttcTTCGATCTCGGGCCCTAGTCGTCTCTGATCTTCTCCTTTCTCTCATCCGCAAAAGCCACGCACCTTCTCTCTATTATATCGTTCAGCTCTGTCCATTCCGCCCTTCAAAGTTTTTTTAGCTGAAAATAGGGGGTGTGCAGGTCCGGATAccttttttttcacgatatccGAACCCTATATTTTAAGGGACGGGTTCCAATATGGATTTTAGaccaatttatattatatgttatcgtgttaataaatttgtttcacaTATTGTACTAATTTATAGAAGAAAATACActaaaatcatctaaatttgtttatataaatagCTCGTTTATTgtgattttatcatgtcaatcatgtaattaaagttaatagtATATCATATAGGTATAATATGTACTTAAAGGTAATAGTGTCATATCATGTAGGTAAgtatacatatacatttaGACATGCTTAGTTAAATGAGTTAAACGTGTCGTATTCATGTCAACCCATAATTAAACGTATTGTGGTCGAGTTTGAAAATCTCGACACGTTTATTAAACATGTTGTATTCGAGTTTAGAACTTTTTGGCACAAACTTGTTTAGACACGACTTGTTTAAACACAACACGACACATATTGTCACCCCTAGGTCATCACATCAAGATTGCAACTCTATTGGTCTGATTTTACCTTATGCCcgttaaaatcaattttttttatggctTGCCCTTTTGTTGTTGATTTTGGATTGGTTGGCTCCCCATTGACGGTCGCCGGTTTAAACCGATCAAGGAATCACTTGTTGCTTAGCTGCTCTAGTTTTCTTGGTTTGATTGTATTGGGATTGGGCTATTAGGATTAGTTTCATTAAAATCTGTCTTGGGGTTGTAATCTGTGGTGGGATCTTACGCTCGGATATTGGCCTAAGACACCCTGTCCATTCCACTTTTTTTCGTAAAAGTGAAATTTCATCATGGATTATGAACTAGGCTAAGGATTCCACTCCCGGTGTTTACCTTGTAAAATGTTACAGACAAGTCGTGATCAGGATTAACGGTTTCAAGATGGCAATTTTTAATTGTACTTTTATTTTGATGCGATTCTTCACATTATTTTCCTTTGTAGATTGTCCAGTCGATAAATTGTTACACCCCGCTCTTATAATATTTGGTTGAACATTTTTTCTTGTATCCATTTTTGCACTGGATATATAAAGGATTCTCATGACcgtttcaataaataaataaaaaatgtcacTACTCTCGTAAGATCATTTACATATTTCATTGATCACCGCGATAAAAAGGTGGACTTGCATACAGTATATAGAGGTCTTGTAAAGTGGTTGTAGGCTTCACACATTTAGACAGTCCTATCTACTGTTATCAATACCGGACCAGCCCCGCCGGTTGACCAGTCGGATCGGGACGTGTACTTGTCTAATCAGGTTCTCACTTATGGACTGAAATGCACATCTGACATTTGAACCATTAGACTGTAAGACCGGTTGATGTTCCATGCAATCTCATCTGAACCAGCCCGTAGTATGggttatctctctctcttttggaactattaaaatcaaacacaagaAACATTATACCACTAAGATGTCACTGTTTTGTTGTTCTTTCATCTCGAACTAGTGTGCAACACCCGCATGGTGTTGCGGTcgggaaaaaaatcaattttttttattttatagtaaAACTATTAATGATGATCAGCAGTAGTTTggtttttcttcattttttttttctgcaatCCCAGGAAGTAACGATGGAAAGTCGAGAAAATGCACATGGTTGCAGAGAGAAGAGGCAACAAATAatacacccaaaaaaaaaagagaaggcaACAAATagcttaaaaaataaaatgcctAAGAAATGTAGGCGTGACACGTGGTCTCCTCAATTTGCAGATCAGTGACCGTTTTAATTGTTTACTTAGACAACCGGGCTGAGCATATACGCGGGAAAGAGTTGTCAGGCcgaataattttcttttcttaatatttattaaaaatgtaaatgtaaaatataatgagttaatattgtgaatgaagaaatacTTGTAAGTAGTACGTTTATATGCTTGTTTACAATATGATGTGATTACTGTCACAATCCAATTTTTAC belongs to Punica granatum isolate Tunisia-2019 unplaced genomic scaffold, ASM765513v2 Contig00098, whole genome shotgun sequence and includes:
- the LOC116190019 gene encoding uncharacterized protein LOC116190019, whose translation is MLDSAVEVISQAASSSLFVFCFCNLIIAVILVGSKSKSSIEGSCAPASSMPTCKSNTNETRVKAESPSNHREERAVAEPEDACTQCNIEIEDKGYNQEEDEDHDDELKMRIEDFIAKVNREWQAENLRAKATS
- the LOC116190017 gene encoding uncharacterized protein LOC116190017 isoform X1: MREESDSEALVMEPFELSYSDLVILSSTGPTDDPSSSASEEEILRWDSMRRSVMESLGPDGPGLLAVSGVPGVSFLRRRLQFAARELALLDPERRKRILKEQCLGSDVPLKDPDRRVSSFAMQLRYAEGVANSRSKANNELNRVASLENGDLNMNKSMKFQDDEYDHLGNSLKELGFVMMDLGICLARICDSAIGGHELEQSLMESSSAKGRLIHYHSRIENLVLKQSGKKSGINKGRVASKKNLKRDSMKRGDSTHCEAKACCVSSNLWQQWHYDYGIFTVLTAPMFLSSVLPQEAREDDRGAATCVQECPYPGGHTHLQILDAKKGKVFMVKTSSESFIIQVGESADILSKGKLRSTLHCVHRPPMHENLSRESFVLFLQPAWTKIFTLSGYPMDQLVFDCEDTESSNDGCRLTQQDGRDLIDRISRIIPSLMSRLKDGMSFAEFSRETTKQYYGGSGLQANQ
- the LOC116190017 gene encoding uncharacterized protein LOC116190017 isoform X2, translating into MREESDSEALVMEPFELSYSDLVILSSTGPTDDPSSSASEEEILRWDSMRRSVMESLGPDGPGLLAVSGVPGVSFLRRRLQFAARELALLDPERRKRILKEQCLGSDVPLKDPDRRVSSFAMQLRYAEGVANSRSKANNELNRVASLENGDLNMNKSMKFQDDEYDHLGNSLKELGFVMMDLGICLARICDSAIGGHELEQSLMESSSAKGRLIHYHSRIENLVLKQSGKKSGINKGRVASKKNLKRDSMKRGDSTHCEAKACCVSSNLWQQWHYDYGIFTVLTAPMFLSSVLPQEAREDDRGAATCVQECPYPGGHTHLQILDAKKGKVFMVKTSSESFIIQPAWTKIFTLSGYPMDQLVFDCEDTESSNDGCRLTQQDGRDLIDRISRIIPSLMSRLKDGMSFAEFSRETTKQYYGGSGLQANQ